One segment of Bacteroides caecimuris DNA contains the following:
- the tsaD gene encoding tRNA (adenosine(37)-N6)-threonylcarbamoyltransferase complex transferase subunit TsaD, protein MSAIILGIESSCDDTSAAVIKDGYLLSNVVSSQAVHEAYGGVVPELASRAHQQNIVPVVHEALKRAGVTKEGLSAVAFTRGPGLMGSLLVGVSFAKGFARSLNIPMIDVNHLTGHVLAHFIKAEGEEERQPVFPFLCLLVSGGNSQIILVKAYNDMEILGQTIDDAAGEAIDKCSKVMGLGYPGGPIIDKLARQGNPKAFTFSKPHIPGLDYSFSGLKTSFLYSLRDWLKDDPDFIEHHKVDLAASLEATIVDILMGKLRKAAKEYRINEIAVAGGVSANNGLRNAFREHAEKYGWNIFIPKFSYTTDNAAMIAITGYFKYLNKDFCSIDLPAYSRVTL, encoded by the coding sequence ATGAGTGCAATAATTTTAGGAATTGAATCTTCCTGTGACGATACATCGGCAGCTGTAATTAAGGATGGTTATCTGCTGTCAAATGTGGTATCAAGTCAAGCCGTACATGAAGCATACGGCGGAGTAGTACCCGAGTTGGCTTCACGGGCACACCAACAAAACATCGTACCGGTAGTGCATGAAGCATTAAAACGTGCTGGTGTCACCAAAGAAGGATTGAGCGCAGTAGCTTTCACTCGTGGTCCAGGATTAATGGGTTCTTTGCTTGTCGGAGTCTCCTTTGCAAAAGGATTTGCCCGTTCTTTGAATATTCCAATGATTGATGTTAACCACTTGACTGGTCACGTTTTAGCTCATTTTATTAAAGCAGAAGGAGAAGAAGAGAGACAACCCGTTTTCCCATTTCTTTGCTTGCTGGTATCTGGAGGAAATTCACAAATCATACTGGTAAAAGCCTATAATGATATGGAGATCCTTGGACAAACTATTGATGATGCCGCAGGTGAAGCAATTGATAAATGTTCTAAAGTGATGGGACTTGGCTATCCGGGTGGACCAATTATTGACAAATTAGCACGCCAGGGAAATCCGAAAGCTTTTACATTTAGCAAACCGCATATTCCCGGTTTAGATTACAGTTTCAGCGGATTGAAAACTTCCTTTTTATATTCATTACGCGACTGGCTAAAAGATGATCCGGATTTTATAGAGCACCATAAAGTGGACCTTGCAGCATCATTGGAAGCTACTATAGTGGACATTCTGATGGGCAAATTACGGAAAGCTGCCAAAGAATATAGAATTAATGAAATAGCAGTAGCCGGAGGAGTATCCGCAAATAACGGACTACGCAATGCTTTCCGGGAACACGCCGAGAAATATGGTTGGAATATTTTCATCCCTAAATTCAGTTATACTACCGATAATGCAGCAATGATTGCCATTACCGGATATTTCAAATACCTGAATAAGGACTTTTGTTCTATTGATCTTCCGGCTTATTCCCGGGTGACATTATAA
- a CDS encoding competence/damage-inducible protein A: MFAEIITIGDELLIGQVVDTNSAWMGQELNKIGIEVLRIVSIRDREEEIMEAIDNAMERVNIVLVTGGLGPTKDDITKQTLCKYFHTELVFNEEVFENVKRVLAGKIPMNALNKSQAMVPKDCMVINNPVGSASVSWFERDGKVLVSMPGVPQEMIAVMTESVLPKLHARFQTDVIMHQTFLVQHYPESVLAEKLESWENALPECIKLAYLPKFGIIRLRLTGRGQNREEVKVLLEREKLKLEEILGEDIFSEEDTPLEVIVGELLKKKKLTVSTAESCTGGSIATRLTSIAGSSEYFNGSVVAYSNEVKMEILHVSSETLERHGAVSEETVIEMVKGAMKTLKTDCAVATSGIAGPGGGTPKKPVGTVWIAAGYKNEIHTYKQETNRGRSMNIERAGNNALLMLRDLLK; encoded by the coding sequence ATGTTTGCCGAAATAATAACCATTGGCGATGAACTGCTGATAGGACAGGTTGTCGATACTAATTCTGCCTGGATGGGGCAGGAATTAAATAAAATAGGTATTGAAGTTCTTCGTATTGTTTCTATCCGTGACCGGGAAGAAGAGATCATGGAAGCGATTGATAATGCGATGGAAAGGGTGAATATTGTTTTAGTAACCGGAGGACTCGGACCTACCAAAGACGATATTACCAAACAGACTTTATGTAAATACTTCCATACGGAACTGGTTTTCAACGAAGAAGTATTCGAAAACGTAAAACGGGTACTGGCAGGAAAAATACCAATGAATGCACTCAATAAAAGCCAGGCAATGGTCCCAAAAGATTGCATGGTAATAAATAACCCTGTGGGAAGTGCTTCTGTCAGTTGGTTCGAAAGGGATGGCAAGGTACTTGTTTCCATGCCGGGCGTTCCACAAGAAATGATTGCTGTGATGACAGAAAGCGTGTTACCTAAGTTGCACGCTAGGTTTCAAACGGATGTTATTATGCATCAAACATTTCTTGTACAACACTATCCGGAATCTGTATTAGCCGAAAAGTTAGAATCGTGGGAGAACGCTTTACCGGAATGTATTAAATTGGCATATCTACCCAAATTTGGTATTATCCGTCTTAGACTGACAGGACGAGGACAAAACAGAGAAGAAGTAAAAGTTCTTCTTGAACGTGAGAAGTTAAAATTAGAGGAAATACTTGGCGAAGATATTTTCAGTGAAGAAGATACGCCATTAGAGGTTATAGTCGGTGAGCTTTTAAAAAAGAAGAAATTGACCGTTTCCACCGCAGAAAGTTGTACTGGAGGCAGTATTGCCACACGGTTGACTTCCATTGCCGGCAGTTCTGAATATTTTAATGGAAGTGTAGTGGCCTACTCTAATGAAGTGAAAATGGAGATTTTGCACGTTTCCTCCGAAACTTTGGAACGACATGGAGCTGTCAGTGAGGAAACTGTGATTGAAATGGTAAAAGGTGCGATGAAAACATTAAAAACAGATTGCGCTGTTGCTACTTCAGGGATAGCAGGCCCCGGAGGTGGTACTCCAAAAAAGCCGGTAGGAACTGTTTGGATAGCTGCTGGTTATAAAAACGAAATTCATACTTACAAGCAGGAAACAAACCGCGGAAGAAGCATGAACATTGAAAGAGCTGGCAATAACGCCCTATTAATGCTCCGTGATTTACTCAAATAA
- the rpmB gene encoding 50S ribosomal protein L28, with the protein MSKICQITGKKAMIGNNVSHSKRRTKRTFDLNLFNKKFYYVEQDCWISLSLCANGLRIINKKGLDAALTEAVAKGYCDWKSIKVIG; encoded by the coding sequence ATGTCGAAGATTTGTCAAATTACCGGAAAGAAAGCCATGATTGGCAACAATGTTTCACACTCAAAGAGAAGAACTAAAAGAACCTTTGATTTGAACTTGTTTAACAAAAAGTTCTATTATGTAGAACAGGATTGTTGGATCAGCCTTAGCCTTTGCGCTAACGGGTTGCGTATTATCAACAAAAAAGGACTGGATGCTGCGCTGACTGAAGCTGTGGCTAAAGGTTATTGTGATTGGAAAAGCATTAAAGTAATCGGCTAA
- a CDS encoding DUF4295 domain-containing protein yields the protein MAKKTVASLHEGSKEGRAYTKVIKMVKSPKTGAYVFDEQMVPNEKVQDFFKK from the coding sequence ATGGCAAAGAAAACAGTAGCAAGTTTGCACGAAGGTTCTAAAGAAGGTCGTGCTTATACCAAGGTTATCAAAATGGTAAAATCTCCGAAAACTGGAGCATACGTTTTTGATGAACAAATGGTTCCGAACGAAAAAGTACAAGACTTTTTCAAAAAATAA
- the rpmG gene encoding 50S ribosomal protein L33 has product MAKKAKGNRVQVILECTEHKDSGMPGTSRYITTKNRKNTTERLELKKYNPILKRVTVHKEIK; this is encoded by the coding sequence ATGGCAAAGAAAGCAAAAGGTAACAGAGTACAAGTGATTCTGGAATGTACAGAACACAAAGACAGTGGAATGCCGGGAACATCTCGTTATATCACAACTAAGAACAGAAAGAATACTACAGAAAGACTTGAGTTGAAAAAATACAACCCAATTCTGAAGAGAGTAACAGTACACAAGGAAATTAAATAA
- a CDS encoding HU family DNA-binding protein: MNNKEFTSELAERLGYTIKDTSELMSSLLSCMTQELEEGNVIAVQGFGSFEVKKKAERISINPASKQRMLVPPKLVLSYRPSNTLKDKFK; this comes from the coding sequence ATGAATAATAAGGAATTTACATCCGAGCTAGCGGAAAGATTGGGATACACAATCAAGGATACTTCCGAATTGATGAGTTCTTTGTTGTCCTGCATGACACAAGAATTAGAAGAAGGTAATGTGATTGCAGTTCAAGGATTCGGCTCTTTTGAAGTAAAAAAGAAAGCGGAACGAATTTCAATCAACCCAGCAAGCAAACAACGCATGTTGGTTCCACCCAAATTAGTACTATCTTATAGACCTAGCAATACATTGAAAGATAAGTTTAAATAA
- the ftsY gene encoding signal recognition particle-docking protein FtsY, with the protein MGFFSFFSKEKKETLDKGLSKTKESVFSKIARAVAGKSKVDDEVLDNLEEVLITSDVGVETTLNIIKRIEKRAAADKYVNTQELNLILRDEIAALLTENNSDDVADFDVPTTRKPYVIMVVGVNGVGKTTTIGKLAYQFKKAGKSVYLGAADTFRAAAVEQLMIWGERVEVPVVKQKMGADPASVAYDTLSSAVANNADVVIIDTAGRLHNKVGLMNELTKIKNVMKKVVPDAPDEVLLVLDGSTGQNAFEQAKQFTLATEVTAMAITKLDGTAKGGVVIGISDQFKIPVKYIGLGEGMEDLQVFRKNEFVDSLFGENA; encoded by the coding sequence ATGGGATTTTTTAGTTTTTTTTCAAAGGAAAAGAAGGAAACTTTAGATAAAGGATTATCTAAAACCAAAGAGAGCGTATTCAGTAAAATTGCTCGTGCTGTGGCTGGTAAGTCAAAAGTAGACGATGAAGTATTAGATAATCTAGAAGAAGTGCTGATCACATCTGACGTAGGTGTAGAAACAACTTTAAATATTATCAAACGCATCGAGAAACGCGCTGCGGCAGATAAGTATGTAAATACCCAGGAGTTGAATCTTATATTACGTGACGAAATAGCAGCTTTGCTTACTGAAAACAACTCGGATGATGTAGCTGATTTTGACGTACCCACCACAAGGAAACCTTATGTAATTATGGTTGTGGGAGTGAATGGAGTAGGGAAGACTACAACTATCGGCAAGCTGGCTTATCAATTCAAAAAAGCAGGCAAATCGGTTTATCTGGGAGCTGCCGATACTTTCCGCGCTGCAGCCGTAGAACAATTAATGATTTGGGGAGAGCGGGTCGAGGTTCCTGTTGTCAAACAAAAAATGGGAGCGGATCCTGCATCTGTGGCTTACGACACTCTTAGTTCTGCCGTTGCCAATAACGCAGATGTGGTTATTATCGATACAGCTGGTCGCCTGCATAATAAGGTGGGCTTGATGAACGAGCTGACCAAAATCAAGAATGTAATGAAAAAGGTTGTACCCGATGCGCCAGATGAAGTTTTATTGGTATTGGACGGTTCCACCGGACAAAATGCATTTGAACAGGCCAAACAATTCACTTTGGCAACCGAAGTAACCGCTATGGCTATCACTAAACTTGACGGAACTGCTAAAGGCGGTGTTGTGATCGGCATTTCCGATCAATTCAAGATTCCTGTTAAATATATCGGGTTAGGTGAAGGTATGGAAGACCTGCAGGTATTCCGTAAAAATGAATTCGTTGATTCCTTGTTTGGAGAGAACGCATGA
- a CDS encoding translocation/assembly module TamB domain-containing protein, whose product MSVFVAKELSEVLNTKIVIGRINIGLLNRIIIDDVLLDDQSGQEMLKVTRLSAKFDIMPFFKGKISVSSVQLFGFNIDLRKETPESPPNFKFVLDAFASKDTVKKENSLDLRINSILIRRGRMSYHVLSEQETPGKFNAKHIQLQNIIANISLKALNKDSLNLGIKRLSLDEKASGFSLKKMSLKLVANNKQTNIDNFTIELPETFLKLDTIRLEYDSLKAFDRFTEQVHFSFRTLPSQVILKDISPFVPVLSHFKEPVTLDMEVQGTVDQLTCSHLEITADDRQFRLRGDVSLQGLSRPQDAYVYGTLSELSANTRGVGFLVRNLSHNYNGVPPVLERLGDVNFRGEISGYFTDLVTYGQLRTSLGNVKTDLKLSTDKSKGLFAYSGAVKTEDFKLGELLANEQLGEITFNLDVHSRHITDRLPVVELKGLIASIDYSRYRYENITLDGEYKRGGFNGKIALDDPNGSIYLNGDVNVASKVPTFNFLAVIDKVRPNDLNLTTKYPDSEFSLKLKANFTGGAVDEMIGEINVDSLRFTALDKKYFMKNMNIRATRQNNENQLRLTSEFLTASVEGKFQYHTLPTSILNIMRKYTPSLILPPKKPIETHNNFLFDIHIYNTDILSTIFDIPLTVYTHSTLKGYFNDPMQRLRMEGYFPRLQYKNNYIESGMILCENPADHICARVRLTSLKKKGAVNLSLDAQAKDDNVSTTLNWGNSAAVTYSGQLAAVAKFLRTEGEKPLLKAMVDVKPTDIILNDTLWKVHPSQVIVDSGKVDVNNFYFSHQDRYVRINGRLSDNPQDTVKVDLKDINMGYVFDIASISDDVNFEGDATGTAYASGVLKKPVMNTRLFVKNFSLNEGRLGDLDIYGEWDNENRGIRLDASIQDITPAPSRVTGIIYPLKPESGLDLNIEANGLNLKFLEYYMKSIATDIKGRGTGKVHFYGKFKGLNLDGAVMTDASMKFDILNTHFAVKDTIHLAPTGLTFNNMYISDMEGHTGRINGYLHFQHFKNLNYRFEIQANNMLVMNTKESPDMPFYGTVYGTGNVLLSGNAVQGLEVNAAMTTNRNTIFTYINGSVASATSNQFIKFVDKTPRRTIQDSVQIISYYDQIQQKRQAETEEQETDIRLNILVDATPDATMRIIMDPVAGDYISGRGTGNIRTEFYNKGDVKMFGNYRITQGIYKFSLQEVIRKDFVIKDGSTITFNGTPLDANMDIQASYTVNSASLNDLIPDASVIIQQPNVRVNCIMNLSGILVRPTIKLGIELPNERDEVQTLVRNYISTEEQMNMQILYLLGIGKFYTEDARNNNQNSNVMSSVLSSTLSGQLNNALSQVFETNNWNIGTNLSTGDKGWTDMEVEGILSGQLLNNRLLINGNFGYRDNPMANTNFVGDFEAEWLINRSGDIRLKAYNETNDRYYTKTNLTTQGVGIMYKKDFNKWSELFFWNKWKLRNKRKLEEKNKQQTDSIGNDNAAKSELKRLRAQ is encoded by the coding sequence ATGAGTGTATTTGTGGCTAAAGAACTTTCCGAAGTTTTAAACACAAAGATAGTGATTGGTAGAATTAATATCGGTCTATTGAACCGTATTATTATTGATGATGTATTGCTTGACGATCAAAGTGGTCAGGAAATGCTCAAAGTCACTCGTTTATCTGCCAAGTTTGATATTATGCCTTTTTTTAAAGGAAAGATATCCGTTAGCAGTGTTCAACTCTTCGGATTTAATATCGATCTCCGGAAAGAAACTCCAGAGTCTCCTCCTAATTTTAAATTTGTTTTAGATGCTTTTGCTTCCAAAGATACAGTAAAGAAAGAAAATTCACTTGATTTACGAATTAACTCCATCCTGATTCGTCGTGGAAGGATGTCCTATCATGTGTTATCGGAACAGGAAACACCGGGAAAATTTAATGCCAAGCATATTCAGCTTCAAAATATCATAGCCAATATATCGCTGAAAGCCTTAAATAAGGACTCTTTGAATTTAGGAATCAAGCGATTGAGCCTTGATGAAAAGGCATCCGGCTTTTCTTTGAAGAAAATGAGTTTGAAATTGGTTGCCAATAACAAGCAGACAAACATTGATAATTTTACAATAGAGTTGCCTGAAACATTTCTCAAGCTGGATACTATTCGTTTAGAGTATGATAGTTTGAAAGCTTTTGACCGTTTTACAGAACAAGTGCATTTTTCTTTCCGTACTTTGCCATCGCAAGTTATTCTAAAAGATATTTCTCCTTTTGTTCCTGTCCTATCGCATTTCAAGGAACCGGTGACATTGGATATGGAAGTGCAGGGAACTGTGGACCAGTTGACTTGTTCGCATTTGGAAATTACGGCCGACGACCGCCAGTTTCGTCTGCGAGGAGATGTGTCACTTCAGGGCTTGTCGCGTCCACAAGATGCGTATGTATATGGAACACTTTCCGAGCTTTCGGCCAACACTCGTGGAGTCGGCTTCTTAGTGCGTAATTTGAGTCACAATTATAATGGAGTTCCTCCTGTCCTTGAACGATTGGGTGATGTTAACTTCCGGGGGGAAATTTCCGGGTATTTTACAGACCTGGTCACATATGGACAATTGCGTACTAGTTTGGGAAATGTAAAGACTGACTTGAAGTTAAGTACGGATAAGAGTAAAGGACTATTTGCTTACTCCGGTGCAGTAAAAACAGAAGATTTTAAACTTGGGGAGCTATTGGCTAATGAGCAGTTGGGAGAAATCACGTTCAATCTCGATGTGCATAGCCGGCACATTACAGACCGACTTCCAGTTGTTGAATTAAAAGGATTGATTGCCTCTATAGATTATAGCAGATATAGATATGAGAATATAACGCTGGATGGCGAATATAAACGAGGCGGATTTAATGGTAAGATCGCATTGGATGACCCGAATGGTTCCATTTATTTGAATGGAGACGTTAATGTCGCTTCCAAAGTTCCGACCTTTAATTTTCTTGCGGTAATTGACAAGGTGCGGCCAAATGACCTGAATCTTACTACCAAGTATCCGGATTCGGAATTTTCCTTGAAATTGAAAGCCAATTTTACGGGTGGGGCTGTGGATGAGATGATTGGAGAAATTAATGTAGACAGTTTGAGGTTCACAGCTCTGGATAAAAAGTATTTCATGAAAAATATGAATATTCGGGCAACAAGGCAAAATAACGAGAATCAACTACGACTGACTTCCGAGTTTCTGACAGCAAGCGTAGAAGGAAAATTCCAATACCATACGTTGCCTACCAGTATTCTGAATATCATGAGGAAGTATACTCCTTCTCTGATATTGCCCCCCAAAAAGCCGATTGAAACACATAATAATTTTCTGTTTGATATTCATATATATAATACAGATATCTTATCTACTATTTTTGATATTCCACTAACAGTATATACTCATTCTACTTTGAAGGGGTATTTTAATGATCCTATGCAGCGTTTGCGCATGGAAGGATATTTTCCGCGTTTGCAATATAAGAATAACTATATAGAGTCTGGTATGATTCTATGTGAAAATCCGGCAGACCATATTTGTGCGCGGGTTCGTTTAACCAGTTTGAAAAAGAAAGGAGCAGTGAATCTTTCATTGGATGCGCAAGCGAAAGACGATAATGTCAGTACGACTTTAAATTGGGGGAACAGTGCGGCAGTAACATATAGCGGACAATTGGCTGCCGTAGCCAAATTCTTGCGTACCGAAGGAGAAAAGCCGCTGTTGAAAGCAATGGTGGATGTGAAGCCAACAGATATTATTTTAAATGATACCCTTTGGAAGGTTCATCCCTCGCAAGTCATAGTAGACTCAGGAAAGGTTGACGTGAATAATTTCTATTTTAGTCATCAGGATCGCTATGTGCGTATCAACGGGCGTCTCTCCGATAATCCCCAAGATACGGTTAAAGTCGATTTGAAGGACATTAATATGGGATATGTATTTGATATTGCAAGTATCTCTGATGATGTAAACTTTGAAGGTGACGCTACGGGAACAGCTTACGCAAGCGGTGTGCTAAAAAAGCCTGTAATGAATACTCGCTTGTTCGTGAAGAATTTCTCTCTTAACGAAGGACGTTTGGGCGACCTGGATATATATGGTGAATGGGATAATGAAAATAGAGGTATTCGCCTGGATGCATCTATTCAAGACATAACTCCTGCCCCATCACGTGTCACCGGTATTATTTACCCGTTAAAACCTGAGAGTGGACTTGACTTGAATATTGAAGCGAATGGACTGAACTTGAAGTTTCTTGAATATTATATGAAGTCTATTGCTACCGATATAAAAGGTCGGGGAACTGGAAAGGTACATTTCTATGGAAAATTCAAGGGATTGAATTTGGATGGTGCAGTCATGACGGACGCTTCCATGAAATTTGATATATTGAATACTCATTTTGCAGTTAAGGATACGATTCACCTAGCTCCTACCGGATTGACATTTAATAATATGTATATCTCTGATATGGAAGGGCATACCGGGAGAATAAATGGATATTTGCATTTTCAACATTTTAAGAACTTGAATTATCGTTTTGAGATACAAGCTAATAATATGCTTGTGATGAATACGAAGGAGTCTCCCGATATGCCTTTCTATGGTACGGTATATGGTACGGGCAATGTATTGCTTTCCGGAAATGCTGTTCAAGGATTGGAAGTAAATGCTGCCATGACTACCAACCGGAATACAATCTTCACCTATATAAATGGTAGTGTAGCATCGGCTACCAGCAATCAGTTTATTAAGTTTGTGGATAAAACTCCCCGTCGCACAATTCAAGATTCTGTTCAAATCATCTCTTACTATGACCAGATACAGCAGAAACGCCAGGCGGAGACAGAGGAACAAGAGACCGATATCCGTTTGAATATACTGGTGGATGCAACACCCGATGCTACTATGCGAATTATCATGGATCCGGTTGCCGGAGATTATATCAGTGGAAGGGGTACAGGAAATATCCGGACTGAATTCTATAATAAAGGCGATGTGAAGATGTTCGGTAATTATAGAATTACTCAAGGGATATATAAGTTTAGTTTGCAAGAAGTCATTCGCAAGGATTTTGTGATCAAAGATGGAAGTACGATAACTTTCAATGGTACTCCTTTGGATGCCAATATGGATATACAAGCCTCATATACTGTAAACTCCGCTTCTTTGAATGATTTGATACCCGATGCTTCGGTCATTATACAACAACCTAATGTGCGGGTAAATTGTATTATGAATCTAAGTGGAATATTGGTACGCCCGACTATTAAACTAGGTATCGAACTTCCGAATGAAAGAGATGAGGTGCAGACATTGGTACGCAATTATATCAGTACGGAAGAGCAGATGAACATGCAGATTCTTTATTTGTTAGGTATCGGTAAGTTCTATACAGAAGATGCCCGGAATAATAATCAAAATTCCAATGTGATGTCATCGGTACTCTCTTCTACCCTTTCCGGTCAGCTAAACAACGCCTTATCACAGGTTTTTGAAACAAATAATTGGAATATTGGAACAAACTTGAGTACGGGGGATAAAGGTTGGACGGATATGGAAGTGGAAGGTATTTTGTCCGGTCAATTATTGAATAACAGATTGTTGATTAATGGAAACTTCGGCTATCGGGACAATCCTATGGCGAATACGAATTTTGTTGGGGACTTTGAAGCGGAATGGCTGATTAACCGCTCGGGAGATATTCGTTTAAAAGCGTATAATGAGACGAATGATCGTTACTATACGAAAACGAACTTGACTACACAAGGTGTAGGTATTATGTATAAGAAAGATTTCAATAAATGGAGCGAACTGTTCTTTTGGAATAAATGGAAGCTACGCAATAAACGGAAACTGGAAGAAAAGAACAAACAACAGACAGATAGTATCGGAAATGATAATGCAGCAAAGTCAGAATTAAAAAGGCTGCGTGCGCAGTGA
- the rimO gene encoding 30S ribosomal protein S12 methylthiotransferase RimO: MKRKRIDIITLGCSKNLVDSEQLMRQLEEVGYSVTHDTENPQGEIAVINTCGFIGDAKEESINMILEFAERKEEGDLKRLFVMGCLSERYLKELAVEIPQVDKFYGKFNWKELLQDLGKVYHDELYIERTLTTPQHYAYLKISEGCDRKCSYCAIPIITGRHISKPIEEILDEVRYLVSQGVKEFQVIAQELTYYGIDRYKKQMLPELIERISDIPGVEWIRLHYAYPAHFPTDLFRVMRERDNVCKYMDIALQHISDNMLQLMRRQVSKEDTYRLIEQFRKEVPGIHLRTTLMVGHPGETEEDFEELKEFVRKVRFDRMGAFTYSEEEGTYAAGAYKDSIPQEVKQARLDELMDIQQGISAELSAAKIGKQIKIIIDRLEGDYYIGRTEFDSPEVDPEVLVNRSERELKIGEFYQVEVTNADDFDLYAKIINDYE; encoded by the coding sequence ATGAAAAGAAAGAGAATAGATATTATCACTTTAGGATGCTCTAAAAATTTGGTTGACTCTGAGCAGTTAATGCGCCAATTGGAAGAAGTCGGATACAGCGTAACCCATGATACCGAAAACCCGCAAGGAGAAATTGCAGTAATCAATACATGCGGCTTTATTGGTGATGCCAAAGAGGAGTCTATAAACATGATTCTGGAGTTTGCTGAAAGAAAGGAAGAAGGGGATTTAAAGAGACTTTTCGTAATGGGTTGTCTTTCCGAACGTTATCTGAAGGAATTGGCTGTTGAGATACCACAAGTAGATAAATTTTATGGCAAGTTCAACTGGAAGGAGCTTTTACAAGATTTAGGAAAGGTCTATCATGATGAGTTGTATATCGAACGGACATTGACAACTCCCCAGCATTATGCTTACCTGAAAATTTCAGAAGGGTGTGACCGCAAATGTTCTTATTGTGCCATTCCCATTATCACAGGACGCCATATCTCCAAACCGATAGAGGAAATTTTGGACGAAGTACGATATCTAGTATCGCAAGGCGTGAAAGAATTTCAGGTGATCGCCCAGGAATTGACTTATTATGGGATCGATCGGTACAAGAAACAAATGCTTCCGGAATTGATTGAACGTATTTCCGATATCCCTGGCGTGGAATGGATTCGGTTGCATTATGCCTATCCGGCACATTTTCCAACGGATTTATTCCGGGTTATGCGTGAACGCGATAATGTATGTAAATATATGGATATTGCTCTTCAGCATATCAGTGACAATATGTTGCAATTAATGCGTCGGCAAGTGAGCAAAGAGGATACTTACCGACTGATTGAGCAATTTCGTAAGGAAGTGCCTGGTATTCACCTGCGAACAACTTTAATGGTGGGGCATCCCGGAGAAACCGAAGAAGATTTCGAAGAGCTTAAAGAGTTTGTGCGCAAAGTACGTTTTGATCGGATGGGAGCTTTTACATATTCCGAAGAAGAGGGAACTTATGCTGCAGGAGCATACAAAGACTCTATTCCACAAGAGGTTAAACAAGCCAGACTTGATGAATTGATGGATATCCAACAAGGTATTTCGGCTGAATTGAGTGCAGCAAAAATTGGTAAACAGATAAAAATTATCATCGACCGTTTGGAAGGAGATTATTATATTGGACGAACAGAATTTGATTCACCGGAAGTAGATCCGGAAGTGCTGGTTAATCGTTCAGAGAGAGAACTTAAGATCGGAGAGTTTTATCAGGTAGAAGTGACGAATGCAGACGATTTTGATTTATATGCAAAGATTATAAATGACTATGAATAA